Genomic segment of Oncorhynchus nerka isolate Pitt River linkage group LG10, Oner_Uvic_2.0, whole genome shotgun sequence:
cctccatgcttcacggttgggatggtgttcttggggttgtactcatccttcttcttcctccaaacacggcgagtgtagtttagaccaaaaagctctatttttgtctcatcagaccacataaccttctcccattcctcctctggatcatccagatggtcattggcaaacttcagacgggcctggacatgcgctggcctgagcagggggaccttgcgtgctctgcaggattttaatccattaCGGTGTAGTGTGTtgctaatggttttctttgagactgtggtctcagctctcttcaggtcattgaccaggtcctgccgtgtagttctgggctgatccctcaccttcctcatgatcattgatgccccacgaggtgagatcttgcatggaaccCCAGACCGAGGGGTGATTGACcgccatcttgaacttcttccattttctaataattgcgccaacagttgttggcTTCTCACCAAgatgcttgcctattgtcctgtagcccatcccagccctgtgcagatctacaattttatccctgatgtccttacacagctctctggtcttggccattgtggagagggtggagtctgtttgattgagtgtgtggacaggtgtcttttatacaggtaacgagttcaaacaggtgcagttaatacaggtaatgagtggagaacaggagggatccttaaagaaaaactaacaggtctgtgagagacagaattcttactggttggtaggtgatcaaatactaatgtcatgcaataaaatgctaattaatgacttaaaaatcatacaatgtgattttctggatttttgttttagattccgtctctcacagttgaagtgtacctatgattttttttaaattacagacctctacatgctttgtcagtaggaaaacttgcaaaatcggcagtgtatccaatacttgttctccccactgtatatattacacTTGTGCATACGGAGTACACACTCATTTGTTGATATGATAAGTTTTGTCAATTTTCATTAATAGCCACACTTAGTACTGTTTTCCTCCTAAGACATGATTAAAAAgctgcccccccacccccccaactGGTGAGGTACTCTAAATCTCTTCGGTTTGATTTGATGGAAACAGATATTTCTTACATTTACCTAAAATGTTGAGGCAAACTCGGAATTTGATTAAAAACGGTGTGGACATGTGTTGAACATAGGGAAAGAAAACTCTTTACAGAATTGTATGGATGATTGAAGAACCATGTGAGCTTGGAGGACGATTGTACATATGAACCTGCCAGTTAAACTTGTTAAATTTTCCTGGTTAAAAAaggctgtactgtatggggtacacTCACTGTTACCTTCGGGTGTATGTTTACTGTACTCTTTATCTAAATGTTATTGTACTGGAAATGTCAAATATATTTCTAAAACGAATTGGGTTTTTATGCAAATTGTTGATCTGTTTTCCTGGAATTAACAGCAATAAATACAAAATCATACATGATTCTTGTTTATTTCACTCTGTGTATGTTTAGACCATACACTGCTTGGATGTAGTTTTTTACTTCATAGTACTGTACATTCGTTTGATCCAGTTGGTTTGCCGTAGTAGTCAGCTGAAAATAATTGAAAAGCGCACTTTGACAGGCCACGGCGTGTGTCTGCAGTTAATTGTTTAATAGATGGTTCCCTGGAACGTGTCTGTAGAAAACCACCTGTCTGGAAAAGGACCACCTGACATTCACAAATAACCAGTCTTTGGTGAGTAGCTGCTATATAATATTTCCCCCAATCAACTGGTGACGGTGCTGAACATATTTTTAGGAAGGTTTACTCTGTTGATCTTGACAACTTTCTGTTGAAGTTACGATTAGCTACGACTTTTTGTCTTGTTTAATTGGTGAATTACTTGCCGATTTACTTAACATAACTATTGATGTCTGCTTGGCTACCTGGACGTGATCAAACATTTGGCCACCGCTCCAAAATCAGGAGAATAGCATAAATGTAACATCAGAGAGGACGGGACATTTTATCATTTAGGTGTAACGTTAACTAGCTGCTTTTTTTGTGTTGCGTAGTTTTTTCAAAAGTAACATCCGCATTAGATGGATAATTGCGTCCCATTCATTGACGGGTCTGTTTCACTGATACTAACACGTTTTACTTTTCTTTCCAAGTTCTGCCTGCGTTCCTCTCACACCAGTTACAATGGCAGCCGTGTCTGTAGCCAATACTAACTTCACCCTGGCGTTGTTCAAGAAGATCACCGAGAAGAACCAGAAGGGCAATGTTTTGTACTCCCCTCTCAGCATCTCCGCTGCCCTCGCCATGGTTTTTCTGGGTGCCAGGGGCAACACTGCTACTCAGATGTCAGAGGTGAGTCCGTGTGACCCGTTTTATTTTCGGAGTTCCGTCGATACGACACACTGTAAAACCGTAGTTATCCTGTATGACTCGGTGGAGTATGGCCCTTGTAACGCCAGGACTTTGGCTTTGTTTACCATGACCAACTACACAATGTATACACACTTAACATGTACATCACTTTGGGTTAAAGCTTCTGCtaaatggcaacaacaacaaaaataaacatATAGTACCAGCCAAGTGTGTGCTATCTAACTAGGACAACATAGCAGTAGTTGAATGAGATGAATATACTACAGTTCAAAGGTCTGGGGTCACTTAGGAATCTCCTTGATTTGAgaagctttttatttatttttgttccttaaaatgacatcaaattgattagacattgttaatgttagtgtagctggaaacgtcttatttatttattaaaatgtACGGCTATGTAGGaatatggtgaggtccctcagtatggtatggtgaggtccctcagtatggtatggtgaggtccctcagtatggtatggtgaggtccctcagtatggtatggtgaggtccctcagtatggtgataatatggtatggtgaggtccctcagtatggtgataatatggtatggtgataatatggtatggtgaggtccctcagtatggtgataatatggtatggtgaggtctctcagtatggtgttaatatggtatggtgaggtctctcagtatggtgataatatggtatggtgaggtccctcagtatggtgataatatggtatggtgaggtctctcagtatggtgttaatatggtatggtgaggtctctcagtatggtgataatatggtatggtgataatatggtatggtgaggtccctcagtatggtggtaatatggtatggtgaggtctcttaGTATGGtgttaatatggtatggtgaggtctctcagtatggtgataatatggtatggtgataatatggtatggtgatgtctctcagtatggtgataatatggtatggtgaggtccctcagtatggtggtaatatggtgtgTTGATGATCCTCAGTATGGTCCTTGGTAATTCCCAGCTCTAGTAGCCTTtttatacacttcctcaaaatagtccgaaTTAAACTACGATAATTCAAGAAATCGGTCATTAATTTAGTAGTTAAGTCGTAGGGATCTTAGTCATTACATTTTACATCCAACTTAGAtgttttggtgcagtatttctcaagtgagtGTGCATGAAAACGAGTTGTCTATCATTGAATGGCAACAAACACTTCAGGAGGGATTCAATGTTGACCAATCGGTGAAGGGGCGTGGGTTTCAGCTGCCTCAAGAAAACAATGTGCATGAACCGCCGAAAAACCCCTTACCAACGACCAACAAGACCGCCACAAAATGTTGTCATtttaatatatgcacaaactatTCGGGATGTGAAGCATTCTGACTTCTTAACCCAGGACTACTCCACGTAAAGAGCCCCAGCTTCTGCTGATTCTGGTGGTgtatatccctgtatatagtaagGAACCTAGGGGGTTCAAAGGCAGTCCGCTAGATACTGTTGCGCTTTTGGTGAGGTAGTCGCAGTTTGTAGAAAAACTTTTGGACtgttgcaaaaaaaaaatgtttttcaacGGAATGAAACTGGGAGGGACctacctacctgaatttgtccaatagaaacttgtTTACGTTGCAAAGCGTTTTCAGTTTGTAGTAAACGGTTTCCGTTTCGACAGACAATGTTTTGCTACTGTGTGACTATTTAATACACCCCTGCTGGGAACACGGTACTACTGCAGGTGTGTTTCTTCTGTGGTTTATTTATGGGATATTAGCCCTATACATAAAATACACATGTAGCAGCAactcctgtgtatatagcctcgctattgttattttactgctgctctttaattatttgttactttaattTTATTctcaactgcattgttgattttatgggcttgtaagtaagcgtttcacaacacctgttgtattttgcACGTGTGACAAATGCAATTTTATTTGAGGCTGGAGGGAATACTAGCTTGTGTTCTCTACGGTTTCaatgtgttttatattttttctCATTGTTAAGGAAATATAAACAGGAAGTTCTGTTCACAAACCAATCATTTTGTTAAGCAACATGACTGTAATCTGGGCTTGTATAAGTGAGATGGATGTCACAGGAAGATGCAACCACAATGTCACATTAGGTACATGTAAATGATtttacccccctcccctccccttactTTTGTCACTAGAcgatgtgcttcaacaaagctaCGGGTGACATCCATGTTAGCTTCGGCAAACTCATTCATGACCTGAACCTGCAGGGAGCCCCATACTCACTGAGCCTGGCCAATCGCCTGTACGGAGAACAGTCTTACCAGTTTGTTGAGGTAACGTCCACAATGTGGAGTAAGTGTTGCATCTCAAATTCAATTTTTTTTCTTTCTGAATTGACCCCCAATGACTGTATTAGAAAGTCATTATGCAAAGAGATACACCACACTAGCGATTTCCAGGATGGCCTATACGTTCTATGACGAACTGTACATAGTCTAGTCCATTGTAGACTAGACTCTTTATTTTACGTACTAAGGGGTTTATAAAGTTAGGATATTGACTGTCTTAATCCTCTTGCGTCTGTGGTAAATGTGACAGACTTTCCTCGGGGACACCAAGAAGCACTACAATGCTGAGCTGGAGGCTGTGGACTTCAAGTCCAACGCGGAGGCTTCTAGAAAGAACATTAATGCTTGGGTGGAGAAGCAGACCTCTGGTGAATAGAGGCCAAAAGCTGTCTCCATGTGCACAATAGCGTTAACTTTTctttaataaaataataattaacAGCCTGTATTGATATTATTCACTGAAATGCTTAATGATAACTCTTCTCATTCAGTGTAAATCTCTTTAAGGGACCAGTAGATTGAGAATAAATTGATTTCCTCCATTAGGTGTCCTTGATGTATCTGCTGTTTGTAACAAAGctgtagaagaagaagaaagtaATTATCACCTCGAGTCTCTGTATTTTTGTAGAGAAAATAAAGGACCTGTTGCCGGAGGGGGTTGTCGACCACCTGACCAGACTGGTGTTGGTGAACGCCATCTACTTCAAAGGCAACTGGTGTAAGAAGTTCAAGGAGGCCAGCACCAGCGATGCCCAGTTCAAACTGAACAAGGTACCAACCAACCTGACAAAAATAACCTATTGTTCTAATGTCTGTAGTTGACACCCCTGGTGATCATTCATCATGAGTCTTTAGAGTAGCGCTTCTAAGGCCAAAGAGATGACTTTCACCAaaccacatttttattttattaccttttattacatttttatttatttaccatgTGTCAAACATGTGTAGCTTGATTCACTTTCATGACAATCAATGAGTAACTTTTGCAACCATGGTAATTTGTGACTACACAATAATTTGACACCACCTTTCATTGGATCCAGAATGAGTGTAAGCCAGTGAAAATGATGTGTCAGACGGCCAAGTTCCCCCTAGCCTTCATCCCTGAGGCCAACTGCCAGATCCTGTGTCTGCAATACGAGGGGAACGAACTGAGCATGTTCATCATACTCCCCAACGACATGGAGGACCACGTCACTGGTCTGAAGAAGGTAGGACATGTTTACTCCGTCAGCAACATGGGGTTTGTGGCCTAAAACAATACACAGTTAACTGCACGGCAAACACCTGCATTATGGTAATTAGAGGGTTAGCTCAAACCGGAATCAGTCTGTCATTCTCATATTTTTAGAAGTGTCAGTCATGACtgttcccccccccaaaaaaaaacacagCTGGAGAAGCTGCTGACCTATGAGAAAATTGTGGCGTGGACCAGGCCTGACATGATGGACACAGTGGAGGTTCAGGTGGGCCTGCCTAAGTTCAAGCTGGAGGAGACCCTTGACCTGAAGGACTTGCTGATCAGCATGGGCATGACGGAGGCCTTCGACCACTCAAAGGGAGACTTCTCGGGCTTGTCGCCCAGCAACGACTTGGAGCTGTCCGAGGTGGTGCACAGGGCCTTTGTGGAGGTCAACGAGGAGGGCACAGAGGTGGCGAGTGCCACGGCCGCCATTATGGGGATGCGCTGTGCCTTGAGGACCCCCACATTTGTGGCCGACCACCCCTTTCTCTTCTTCATCAGCCACAACACCGAGAGCATTCTGTTCTATGGTCGCTACTGCTCCCCTTAGGAGCTTTAGCAAATGGGACATTCCActtgggtattatatatattacTGAAGCTGCTACATCAATATCGAGTATATTTGTGGTGAAATGATGTTTTGAGGAATTTTCTTACTGGTATGATGTATATTTTTACCTTTATCATGATCAATGTTTGTCTCCTCTGACCACCTAATTCAAATACCATTATCCTCAAACGTGTTTTGTACTTTTCGTTTTGCTCACGTTCTCCTAGTCTTCTGATTTGAATACTGGAGTTCTATTCAATTAAGCAACTATGTTTACAGAATAGTAAAGAATATATATCAACTAGTGTGGGTCATTGTTAGTCACACTTCCAAATCGAAGTTACTATGTATGCACAAATGATCAGTGCATATCTGGGCTCCTTGGGACATCCCTATCCTAACCACTTCCCTTTACCATAACCCTTACCGAACCATTGACAACTgggtagggacatcccaaggaCCCCGGCTAGCACTGATCATGCACAAATGGAACACTGTTATTCATGTTTGTGTATAATAAGTCACATTCTCATAGATGATAAGCTGACACAACAGCCCTTtgagtgtttctaaaatcctctATGGGGGGAAACTGAATGCTAGAAAAACAATAGGAACTGTTTGAGCGCTAGGTTTTATGGGCATTATGCCTCATACTGTGGTACGCTATCTTATCGCAGCATTggccaactccctgaccaacatGGCTGACCTTCTgaactccaccctctccaccagTACAGTTGGCATCCTGT
This window contains:
- the LOC115123254 gene encoding leukocyte elastase inhibitor-like, which codes for MAAVSVANTNFTLALFKKITEKNQKGNVLYSPLSISAALAMVFLGARGNTATQMSETMCFNKATGDIHVSFGKLIHDLNLQGAPYSLSLANRLYGEQSYQFVETFLGDTKKHYNAELEAVDFKSNAEASRKNINAWVEKQTSEKIKDLLPEGVVDHLTRLVLVNAIYFKGNWCKKFKEASTSDAQFKLNKNECKPVKMMCQTAKFPLAFIPEANCQILCLQYEGNELSMFIILPNDMEDHVTGLKKLEKLLTYEKIVAWTRPDMMDTVEVQVGLPKFKLEETLDLKDLLISMGMTEAFDHSKGDFSGLSPSNDLELSEVVHRAFVEVNEEGTEVASATAAIMGMRCALRTPTFVADHPFLFFISHNTESILFYGRYCSP